The region GATCTTGTAACCAATCTTTTCATTCCTTTCATCTATCTCAAATCTAATTCCGGCTTTTCTAAAGCTCTCTGCAACTTTATTTCCATATTCAACAAAATTTTGAGATACAGGAATAATGGCAGCTTGTGTCGGTGCAAGCCACAATGGAAATTCTCCGGCTAAATGTTCGATAAGAACGCCGATAAATCTTTCAAGTGAACCAAATGGCGCACGATGTATCACAACCGGGCGGTGTTTCTGTCCATCACTTCCAACATATTCCAAATCGAATCTTTCAGGCATAACATAATCAATCTGAACAGTTCCCAACTGCCATTTTCTGCCTAAAGCATCTTTAACCATAAAATCTATTTTAGGACCATAAAAGGCAGCTTCACCCTCTTCAATTGTATAAACTAATTTCATCTCATCTGCAGCTTCTTTAATTTCTGCCTGAGCTTTTTCCCAAAGTAAAATATCTCCACCGTATTTTTCAGAATTCTCATCTCTAAAAGAAAGTTGTGTTGTAAAATCAGCAAAACCCATAACCTTAAAAACATATTGAATCAATTCTATTACACTAAATAATTCTTCTTTAAGTTGATCCTGTCTGACAAACATATGAGAATCATCAACTGAAAAACATCGTACCCTGGTTAATCCGTTAAGCTCACCAGATTGTTCATAACGATATACAGTTCCAAATTCTGAATATCGAATAGGCAAATCTCTGTAGCTTCTTGGTTTTGAAGCGTAAATTTGAAAGTGATGAGGACAGTTCATAGGTTTTAACAGATATTCTTCTTCCCTATCACCAAATTTCATTGGAGGAAACTGACTGTCACTATAATACGGATAATGTCCACTGGTTTTATAAAGATTTATATTTCCAATGTGAGGAGTAATAACAGGTAAATAGCCTCGTTTGGTTTGTTCTTCTCTTAAAAACCTTTCCAAAGTTTCTCTTAATATTGTTCCTTTGGGCAGCCAGATTGGTAAACCAGTGCCAACGTTAGGTGAAAAGAAAAACAACTCCAATGCTTTACCAAGTTTTCTGTGATCTCTCTTTTTTGCTTCTTCAAGCATGTAAAGATAATCATCAAGCATTTTCTTTTTAGGAAAAGTAATACCATATATCCTTTGCAATTGCTTATTCTTTTCATCACCTCGCCAATAAGAACCTGATATATTAAGCAGTTTAATATATTTTATCTTACCGGGATTAGGAAGATGAGGACCTCTGCATAAATCAGTAAATGAGCCTTCTTTGTAAATACTGATTGTTTCTTTGCTTTCATCCATTTCAGATAAAAGCTCCACTTTGTATTGATCGCCCTTCTTTTTAAAATAATCAATTGCTTCCTGCTTAGATAGTTCTTCCCTTTCAAATTTGGAATCAGCTTTTGAAAGTTCAATCATTCTATCTTCTATCAGCTTAAGATGATTTTCGGACAATTGAGTATTAATGTCTATATCATAGTAAAAACCTGCATCTATCGCTGGTCCAACACCAAACTTTGCTTCCGGAAAAATATCCTGAATTGCATGTGCCATAAGATGCGAAGATGAATGCCAGTAAATTTCTTTTCCTTCTTTATCTTCAAAAGTTAAAAACTTTACATTTCCATCTGAAGTGATTGCTCTGTTTAAGTCAATCACTATATCATTAAATTTTACGGCTAATATATCGTCAGCTAATCTTTGTGAAATTGATTGAGCAATCTGATATCCAGTTATTCCGCTGTCATATTCTTTAACAGCACCATCCGGAAATGTTATTTTAATTTTTTGCATATATCACCTAAAAAAATCGGAGTTGACTCCGAAAACTATTCAAATCAGTTGTGGGCTCTAAAGGAGTCGAACCTTTGACCTCCTGCACGTCAAGCAGACGCTCTAACCAACTGAGCTAAGAGCCCAATATTTATTTTTAATATTGCTTCGTAATCTTTGACCTTGCAAACAAAGTTGCAACGCTCTGTCAATTGAGTTAAAAGAATTATAAATTGCCCAATAAATTAAAAATGCACAATTAACCTAATAACTGTACATCTTTAATTAACATTATATTTGGTACCGAGGGCCGGACTCGAACCGGCACGGGAACAAGTTCCCACAGGATTTTAAGTCCTGTGCGTCTACCAATTCCGCCACCCCGGCAACAAAAAAGTTACAAACAGTATTAAAAATTAGAGTGTAAAAATAGATAATTTGACTATTCTGTGCAAGAAAGTTTAAGAAGTTTTTACTTAATCACTTATAACATTAATGAAAAGCAAAACTCTAACTGAAATACTTTATTTCTCATAAACAGGAATATCAATAATTGATTTTTCTTGTAATAAGGATTGATTAACAATTATCAAATTCAACAAATAAGCATAATTCCACTTATATTTAATTAATCAATGCTGGCACTAACTTTGCAAAAATACAGCGATTTTAATTATTTACTTATCATTTAATTAATCAAAAAAGTAACAAAGATGAATATAACACACATTGAACATATCGGTATTGCAGTTAAAAACATTGATGAAGCAAAAAAATATTATGAGGGAGTACTTGGATTAAAATGTTATTCCATTGAAGAAGTAGCTGATCAAAAAGTTAAAACTGCATTTTTTATGGTTGGTCAAACAAAAATAGAATTACTTGAATCAACCTCGCCTGATGGACCAATCGGAAAGTTTATAGAAAAAAAAGGCGAAGGTATCCATCATCTTGCATTTGCAGTAAAAGGATTGCAAGATTCATTGGATGAAGCTAAATCCAAAAATATAGTTTTAATAGATGAGAAAGGTAGAAAAGGTGCAGAGGGACTAAACATTGCTTTTCTTCATCCTAAATCTACATTTGGTGTATTAACCGAGCTTTGTGAAAAACCATAATTAAACTGACTATAAATTCAATTTACCACGATTTGTAAAGCTGAAATTATTTTAGAATAACTAAAAAGTATTACAGAAAGCAAAATAGCTATGGAAAATAAAATAAAAGAGTTGATGGCGCTGCGTCAGCAAGCCAAGCTTGGCGGCGGTGAAAAGCGTATTGCATCACAACACAAGAAAGGCAAACTTACTGCCAGAGAAAGACTTGAACTGCTGCTGGATGAGGGCAGTTTTG is a window of Ignavibacterium sp. DNA encoding:
- the thrS gene encoding threonine--tRNA ligase — encoded protein: MQKIKITFPDGAVKEYDSGITGYQIAQSISQRLADDILAVKFNDIVIDLNRAITSDGNVKFLTFEDKEGKEIYWHSSSHLMAHAIQDIFPEAKFGVGPAIDAGFYYDIDINTQLSENHLKLIEDRMIELSKADSKFEREELSKQEAIDYFKKKGDQYKVELLSEMDESKETISIYKEGSFTDLCRGPHLPNPGKIKYIKLLNISGSYWRGDEKNKQLQRIYGITFPKKKMLDDYLYMLEEAKKRDHRKLGKALELFFFSPNVGTGLPIWLPKGTILRETLERFLREEQTKRGYLPVITPHIGNINLYKTSGHYPYYSDSQFPPMKFGDREEEYLLKPMNCPHHFQIYASKPRSYRDLPIRYSEFGTVYRYEQSGELNGLTRVRCFSVDDSHMFVRQDQLKEELFSVIELIQYVFKVMGFADFTTQLSFRDENSEKYGGDILLWEKAQAEIKEAADEMKLVYTIEEGEAAFYGPKIDFMVKDALGRKWQLGTVQIDYVMPERFDLEYVGSDGQKHRPVVIHRAPFGSLERFIGVLIEHLAGEFPLWLAPTQAAIIPVSQNFVEYGNKVAESFRKAGIRFEIDERNEKIGYKIRDWEMKKVPYMLIVGEKEMESCSVSVRKHKIGDQGSLNLSDFIDKIVVEINNKV
- the mce gene encoding methylmalonyl-CoA epimerase, whose product is MNITHIEHIGIAVKNIDEAKKYYEGVLGLKCYSIEEVADQKVKTAFFMVGQTKIELLESTSPDGPIGKFIEKKGEGIHHLAFAVKGLQDSLDEAKSKNIVLIDEKGRKGAEGLNIAFLHPKSTFGVLTELCEKP